Proteins co-encoded in one Bacillus sp. FSL H8-0547 genomic window:
- the alaS gene encoding alanine--tRNA ligase encodes MKTLTSAQVRQMFLDFFKEKGHAVEPSASLVPHEDPSLLWINSGVATLKKYFDGRVIPANPRICNAQKSIRTNDIENVGKTARHHTFFEMLGNFSIGDYFKVEAIEWAWEFLTDKNWIGFDPEKLSVTIHPEDDEAFLIWKDKIGVPEERIIRLEGNFWDIGEGPSGPNTEIFYDRGESYGNDPQDPELYPGGENERYLEVWNLVFSEFNHNSDGTYTPLPKKNIDTGMGLERMVSVIQDVPTNFDTDLFMPIISATENASGEKYRVDAEKDEAFKVIADHIRTVTFAVGDGALPSNEGRGYVLRRLLRRAVRYAKKLSINRPFMYDLVPVVGEIMVDFYPEVQAKTEFIQKVIKNEEERFHETLNDGLAILSEVVKVQKAKSSSVIPGADVFRLYDTYGFPVELTEEYAQEEQMEIDHEGFKREMEGQRERARAARQDVDSMQVQGGVLGEIKADSTFVGYSSLTAKAAVSVLLKNGEIINEAHEGDEVQLILNETPFYAESGGQIADEGTIESDAVKLQVKHVQKAPNGQNLHTAIVVSGTVKTNDEVTASVDEKTRSAVIKNHTATHLLHQALKDVLGGHVNQAGSLVTGERLRFDFSHFGQVQPEELEQIEQIVNEQIWKSIGVNIELKPIAEAKEMGAMALFGEKYGDIVRVVQVGDYSLELCGGCHVDNTASIGMFKIVAESGIGAGTRRIEAVTGQGAYQLVKDQLSILSDVAGKLKSSPKDAANRVDALLLEVRSLQRENESLTAKLGNVEAGSLLSQAAEIDGVTLLASKVSAKDMNSLRSMVDELKQKLGSAVVILGAAHDGKVSLAAGVTGDLVKKGYHSGKLIKEVAARCGGSGGGRPDMAQAGGKDPDKLESALKYASEWVKSV; translated from the coding sequence ATGAAAACATTAACCTCAGCACAAGTACGCCAAATGTTCTTGGACTTCTTTAAAGAAAAAGGACATGCAGTGGAACCAAGTGCATCTCTCGTGCCGCATGAAGATCCGTCGCTCTTATGGATCAACAGCGGGGTTGCTACATTGAAAAAATACTTTGACGGACGGGTGATCCCTGCAAATCCAAGAATTTGCAACGCGCAGAAATCAATCCGCACAAATGACATTGAAAACGTCGGAAAAACGGCGCGCCATCATACGTTTTTTGAAATGCTGGGCAACTTTTCCATCGGCGACTACTTTAAAGTAGAGGCGATTGAATGGGCATGGGAATTTCTGACGGACAAGAACTGGATCGGTTTTGACCCTGAGAAGCTTTCGGTTACAATTCATCCGGAAGATGATGAAGCGTTCCTGATCTGGAAAGATAAAATCGGTGTTCCGGAAGAACGGATTATCCGTCTGGAGGGTAACTTCTGGGATATCGGAGAAGGTCCAAGCGGACCGAATACAGAGATTTTCTACGACCGTGGAGAGTCATACGGAAATGACCCGCAGGACCCTGAGCTATATCCGGGCGGCGAAAATGAACGCTATCTTGAAGTGTGGAACCTTGTGTTCTCTGAGTTTAACCATAATTCCGACGGCACGTATACTCCGCTTCCGAAGAAAAACATCGATACGGGTATGGGCCTTGAGCGGATGGTTTCTGTCATTCAGGATGTGCCGACTAACTTCGATACAGATCTGTTCATGCCGATCATCAGCGCAACAGAAAACGCATCAGGCGAAAAATACCGCGTGGATGCTGAAAAAGATGAGGCCTTTAAAGTGATTGCCGATCATATCCGAACAGTGACATTCGCAGTCGGTGACGGAGCACTTCCTTCTAATGAAGGCCGCGGCTATGTACTGAGACGTCTTCTCCGCCGTGCTGTAAGGTATGCCAAAAAGCTTTCCATCAACCGTCCGTTCATGTATGATCTCGTTCCGGTTGTGGGAGAAATTATGGTTGATTTTTATCCGGAAGTGCAGGCTAAAACGGAATTTATCCAAAAGGTGATTAAAAACGAAGAAGAACGTTTCCATGAAACACTGAATGACGGCCTGGCTATTTTATCTGAAGTGGTCAAAGTCCAAAAAGCGAAAAGCAGCTCAGTTATTCCTGGTGCGGATGTATTCCGTCTTTACGATACGTACGGTTTCCCTGTTGAATTAACAGAGGAATATGCACAGGAAGAGCAGATGGAAATCGATCATGAAGGCTTTAAAAGAGAGATGGAAGGCCAGCGGGAGCGAGCGCGTGCTGCAAGGCAGGATGTTGATTCCATGCAGGTTCAGGGCGGTGTGCTCGGCGAAATTAAAGCGGACAGCACGTTTGTCGGCTACAGCAGCCTTACAGCAAAAGCTGCCGTTTCCGTTCTTTTGAAAAACGGAGAGATCATCAATGAAGCGCATGAAGGAGACGAAGTGCAGCTGATTCTGAATGAAACGCCATTCTATGCAGAGAGCGGCGGACAGATTGCAGATGAGGGCACAATTGAAAGTGATGCTGTGAAGCTTCAGGTCAAGCATGTCCAAAAAGCGCCAAACGGCCAGAACCTTCATACGGCCATTGTTGTAAGCGGAACAGTGAAAACAAATGACGAGGTAACAGCTTCTGTTGATGAAAAAACACGCAGTGCCGTTATTAAAAATCATACAGCGACACATCTTTTGCATCAGGCTCTTAAAGATGTCCTTGGAGGACATGTCAATCAGGCGGGCTCCCTTGTAACAGGTGAAAGACTCCGCTTTGACTTCTCTCATTTCGGACAGGTGCAGCCTGAGGAACTTGAGCAAATTGAACAGATCGTCAACGAACAGATCTGGAAAAGCATCGGAGTAAATATTGAGCTTAAGCCGATCGCTGAAGCAAAAGAAATGGGTGCGATGGCTCTGTTCGGAGAGAAATACGGAGATATTGTGCGGGTCGTTCAAGTCGGCGATTACAGCCTTGAGCTGTGCGGCGGCTGCCATGTTGACAATACAGCGTCCATCGGGATGTTTAAAATTGTGGCTGAATCAGGAATTGGCGCAGGCACACGAAGAATTGAAGCTGTAACGGGACAAGGTGCGTATCAGCTTGTCAAAGATCAGCTGTCTATCCTTTCAGACGTTGCAGGAAAACTTAAATCAAGTCCGAAAGATGCTGCAAACCGGGTTGACGCGCTGCTTCTGGAAGTTCGTTCTCTTCAGAGGGAAAATGAATCATTGACAGCTAAACTGGGTAACGTAGAAGCTGGAAGCTTGCTGAGCCAGGCTGCTGAAATTGACGGAGTTACTCTTCTTGCAAGTAAAGTAAGTGCAAAAGACATGAACAGTCTGCGTTCTATGGTGGATGAGCTGAAGCAAAAACTTGGATCAGCGGTTGTTATTCTTGGTGCTGCACATGACGGGAAAGTCAGTCTTGCAGCTGGTGTAACAGGCGATCTAGTTAAGAAAGGCTATCATTCCGGCAAACTGATCAAAGAAGTCGCGGCTCGGTGCGGCGGAAGCGGCGGAGGGCGCCCTGATATGGCTCAGGCCGGCGGAAAAGACCCTGATAAACTTGAAAGTGCCCTGAAATATGCTTCAGAATGGGTGAAAAGCGTCTGA
- a CDS encoding IreB family regulatory phosphoprotein: protein MSSFDKTMKFNFSEEAVETNVNEVLFTVYDALKEKGYNPINQIVGYLLSGDPAYIPRHRDARNLIRKLERDELIEELVKSYLHHHRED, encoded by the coding sequence ATGAGTTCCTTTGACAAAACAATGAAGTTTAATTTTTCTGAGGAAGCAGTGGAGACGAACGTAAATGAAGTGCTGTTCACTGTTTATGATGCCTTAAAGGAAAAAGGGTATAACCCGATCAATCAGATCGTAGGCTACCTGCTATCCGGAGATCCCGCTTATATTCCGCGGCATCGCGATGCAAGAAATTTAATCCGCAAGCTTGAGCGCGACGAACTCATTGAGGAATTGGTCAAATCGTACTTACACCATCATAGAGAGGATTAA
- the ruvX gene encoding Holliday junction resolvase RuvX, with protein sequence MRIIGLDYGSKTIGVAVSDELGWTAQGIETIKIDETAGNFGLPRLTQIVNEHHAEKFVLGFPKNMNGTVGPRGEASQRFASKLEKTFGIPVILWDERLSTMAAERVLLSADVSRKKRKKVIDKMAAVMILQGYLDSLN encoded by the coding sequence ATGCGAATTATCGGGCTTGACTATGGCTCCAAAACAATCGGAGTCGCTGTCAGCGATGAACTTGGCTGGACAGCACAGGGAATCGAGACAATTAAAATTGATGAAACAGCAGGGAATTTTGGGCTTCCCAGGCTGACTCAGATTGTAAATGAGCATCATGCAGAGAAATTTGTTCTCGGTTTTCCAAAGAACATGAATGGAACGGTCGGACCAAGGGGAGAAGCAAGCCAGAGGTTTGCTTCAAAGCTTGAAAAAACCTTCGGCATCCCGGTCATCCTCTGGGATGAACGATTATCCACGATGGCTGCAGAACGTGTTCTGCTCTCAGCGGATGTCAGCAGAAAAAAGAGAAAAAAGGTAATTGATAAAATGGCTGCCGTCATGATCCTTCAGGGCTACCTTGACAGCCTGAACTAA
- a CDS encoding DUF1292 domain-containing protein: MEHGEKQITVVDENGNEQLCEILFTFASEEFGKSYVLYYPLGEQDDEEEIEIHASSFEPTADGVDGELAPIETEEEWDLVEEMLNTFLDNEEEEN; encoded by the coding sequence ATGGAACACGGAGAAAAACAAATTACAGTAGTAGACGAAAACGGCAACGAGCAGCTTTGCGAAATTCTTTTCACTTTCGCTTCTGAGGAGTTCGGAAAGTCTTACGTCCTTTACTATCCGCTTGGCGAACAGGATGACGAGGAAGAAATCGAAATTCATGCATCAAGCTTTGAGCCTACTGCAGACGGCGTGGACGGGGAACTTGCTCCGATTGAAACAGAAGAAGAGTGGGATCTTGTAGAAGAAATGCTGAATACATTCCTTGACAACGAAGAGGAAGAAAATTAA
- the mltG gene encoding endolytic transglycosylase MltG, translating into MSEGDSNKHTLQHKLLEKQQEARVIRKIVLIVVAVLLIAMTGLIGGGYLYIKSALEPADETDKKAVNVKIPIGSSVSSIAAILEEEKIIKDKRVFKYYVKFKNESGFQAGDYKLTPAMELEDIIASLKSGRVITDVVFQIPVPEGIQLTQIAAQVAKHSGYPEKEVLNRMNSKEFISAMQKKYPETVTKEIYGQDIKYPLEGYFYPATYPFYEEKPPLDLILEEMIKKTDEVVKPYADQLEEKNMPVHRFLTMASLIEEEATQSADREKISSVFYNRISKKMPLQTDPTVLYALGKHKDRVFYKDLEVESPYNTYKVQGLPPGPIANPGSQSMKAAIEPAKTEYLYFLATKKGEVIFTKTLAEHNKAKAEHITNK; encoded by the coding sequence ATGTCAGAGGGAGATTCGAACAAACATACATTGCAGCACAAACTCCTGGAAAAACAGCAGGAAGCAAGAGTCATCCGGAAGATTGTCCTGATTGTTGTCGCTGTGCTGCTTATAGCTATGACAGGGCTGATCGGCGGAGGCTATTTATATATCAAATCCGCGCTTGAGCCGGCTGATGAAACAGATAAAAAGGCAGTGAATGTAAAGATACCTATAGGTTCATCTGTCTCATCCATTGCAGCTATTCTGGAAGAAGAAAAGATTATTAAAGATAAAAGGGTTTTCAAATACTATGTGAAATTTAAAAACGAATCAGGTTTTCAGGCTGGTGACTACAAACTTACTCCAGCGATGGAACTTGAAGATATCATCGCAAGCCTTAAATCAGGCCGGGTGATAACAGACGTTGTGTTTCAGATTCCCGTCCCTGAAGGTATTCAGCTCACACAGATTGCAGCACAGGTTGCCAAACATTCCGGCTACCCTGAAAAAGAAGTGCTGAACAGAATGAACAGCAAAGAATTTATTTCGGCTATGCAGAAAAAATATCCGGAAACCGTGACAAAAGAAATTTACGGCCAGGATATTAAGTACCCGCTTGAAGGCTATTTTTATCCGGCAACTTATCCGTTTTATGAGGAAAAACCTCCGCTTGATCTGATCTTAGAAGAAATGATCAAGAAAACAGATGAAGTGGTCAAGCCTTATGCAGACCAGCTCGAAGAAAAAAACATGCCGGTTCACAGGTTTTTGACGATGGCCTCTCTCATCGAAGAAGAAGCGACCCAGTCAGCTGACAGGGAAAAGATTTCAAGCGTTTTTTATAACCGGATCAGCAAAAAAATGCCGCTTCAGACCGACCCTACCGTACTATACGCACTTGGAAAGCATAAAGACCGCGTGTTTTACAAAGATCTTGAAGTAGAATCACCCTATAATACGTACAAAGTACAGGGACTTCCGCCGGGACCGATTGCAAATCCGGGAAGCCAGTCGATGAAGGCGGCAATTGAGCCTGCCAAAACGGAATATCTCTACTTCCTCGCAACGAAAAAAGGCGAAGTGATTTTCACGAAAACACTTGCAGAACATAACAAAGCAAAAGCTGAACACATCACGAATAAATAA
- a CDS encoding O-methyltransferase gives MENESILTYIESLLPEQDESIRKMEKYAEQHVVPIMEKTGIEVLISLLVLKQPRKILEIGTAIGYSAIRMCRALPQAEIVTAERNAERYKQASQNITENGLGDRITALHGDALQLKEQIAEKGPYDIIFIDAAKGQYMRFFEMYEPMLSKDGCIITDNVLFKGLVANEEEDMSFHRRRRALLRKIRSYNEWLMSHPSYHTAIFPVGDGMAVSIKRGEQDE, from the coding sequence ATGGAAAACGAATCAATTTTAACATATATAGAAAGCCTTCTTCCCGAGCAGGATGAATCCATCAGAAAGATGGAGAAATATGCAGAACAGCACGTCGTTCCGATTATGGAAAAGACAGGGATCGAAGTTTTGATCAGTCTCCTTGTGCTGAAACAGCCAAGAAAAATACTTGAAATTGGCACAGCCATCGGCTATTCTGCCATCCGCATGTGCAGGGCGCTTCCGCAAGCGGAAATTGTTACGGCTGAGCGAAATGCAGAACGCTATAAACAGGCTTCCCAGAATATCACGGAAAATGGCCTCGGTGACAGAATAACGGCTCTCCACGGCGACGCCCTTCAGCTGAAAGAGCAGATTGCTGAAAAAGGACCGTATGACATTATTTTCATTGATGCTGCCAAGGGTCAGTATATGAGATTTTTTGAAATGTACGAGCCGATGCTCTCTAAAGACGGCTGCATCATAACGGACAACGTCCTGTTTAAAGGACTTGTTGCGAATGAAGAGGAGGACATGTCGTTTCACCGGAGACGGCGTGCACTGCTCAGGAAAATCCGCAGCTACAATGAATGGCTGATGTCCCATCCTTCTTATCACACAGCGATTTTCCCTGTCGGAGATGGAATGGCCGTAAGTATAAAAAGAGGTGAACAAGATGAATAA
- a CDS encoding peptidase U32 family protein: MNKPELIVTPTKMEDLIPLADAGATAFVLGEQRFGLRLAGEFNRDQMREATAIAHSKDVKVYAAVNAIFHNEKIEDLYDYLRFLKEINVDAVLFGDPAVLMAAKEAAPELPLHWNTETTATNWYTCNYWGRKGAKRAVLARELSMESIIDTKEHAEVEIEVQVHGMTCMFQSKRSLIGNYFEYQGKAMKIENIQSEKAMFLHDKERSNKYPIYEDENGTHIMSPNDMCIIDELSDMIDAGIDSFKIDGVLQTSEYLIEVTKKYRKAIDLCVEDRDEYENVKDDLLSEIEDIQPENRPLDTGFFFKETVY, from the coding sequence ATGAATAAACCTGAATTAATTGTCACACCAACCAAGATGGAAGATTTAATCCCCCTTGCAGATGCAGGGGCTACTGCTTTTGTTCTCGGAGAACAGCGCTTCGGGCTAAGACTTGCAGGTGAATTTAATCGTGACCAAATGAGAGAGGCAACCGCCATTGCCCACTCTAAAGATGTAAAAGTATACGCCGCTGTGAATGCGATTTTTCATAACGAAAAGATAGAAGATCTGTATGATTATCTTCGTTTTCTGAAAGAAATCAACGTGGATGCTGTTTTATTTGGAGATCCTGCCGTTCTCATGGCGGCAAAAGAAGCTGCTCCTGAGCTTCCTCTTCACTGGAATACGGAAACGACGGCTACAAACTGGTATACATGCAATTATTGGGGAAGAAAAGGGGCAAAACGGGCGGTTCTTGCACGTGAGTTAAGCATGGAATCGATTATCGACACGAAAGAACATGCAGAAGTGGAAATTGAAGTTCAGGTCCACGGAATGACATGCATGTTCCAGTCCAAGCGCTCCCTCATTGGAAACTACTTCGAATACCAGGGAAAAGCAATGAAGATTGAAAACATTCAGAGTGAAAAAGCGATGTTCCTGCACGACAAGGAACGCAGCAACAAATATCCGATTTATGAGGACGAAAACGGCACACACATCATGAGCCCGAATGATATGTGCATTATTGATGAGCTCTCTGACATGATTGATGCAGGCATTGACTCTTTCAAAATTGACGGTGTCCTACAAACGTCTGAGTATTTGATTGAGGTAACCAAAAAATACCGCAAGGCGATCGATCTCTGCGTGGAAGACCGCGATGAGTATGAAAATGTAAAAGATGATCTTCTTTCAGAAATTGAAGACATTCAGCCTGAAAACCGCCCGCTCGATACAGGATTTTTCTTTAAAGAAACCGTTTATTAA
- a CDS encoding U32 family peptidase, with translation MVTAADNISQIIDGKRVIVKKPELLAPAGNLEKLKIAVHYGADAVFIGGKEFGLRSNADNFSLEEMAEGVQFANKYGARIYVTTNIFAHNENMDGLEEYLMGLQEAGVSGIIVADPMIIETCRRVAPKLEVHLSTQQSLSNWKAVQFWKEEGLERVVLARETSAEEIKEMKEKVDIEIETFIHGAMCIAYSGRCVLSNHMTARDSNRGGCCQSCRWDYDLYKLSDNGEEALFSGDDAAFAMSPKDLNLIQSIPKMIELGIDSLKIEGRMKSIHYVATVVSVYRKVIDAYCADPENFVIQKEWLDELDKCANRDTAPAFFEGVPGTEEQMFGIHGKKTTFDFVGLVLDYNEETGMVTLQQRNYFKPGDEVEFFGPEMENFTQKIEQLWDEDGNVLDAARHPLQIVRFKADRKVFPNNMMRKGK, from the coding sequence ATGGTGACTGCTGCAGATAACATTTCACAGATCATAGACGGCAAACGCGTCATTGTGAAAAAACCGGAATTGCTTGCGCCGGCAGGCAATCTCGAAAAATTGAAAATCGCCGTTCACTACGGTGCAGACGCCGTTTTTATCGGCGGAAAAGAATTCGGCCTCCGTTCTAATGCAGATAATTTCTCATTGGAAGAAATGGCTGAAGGTGTGCAGTTTGCAAACAAATACGGTGCAAGAATTTATGTTACGACCAACATTTTTGCCCATAACGAAAACATGGACGGGCTTGAAGAGTACCTTATGGGCCTTCAGGAAGCAGGCGTTTCTGGCATTATCGTGGCTGATCCGATGATTATCGAAACATGCCGCAGAGTAGCTCCGAAACTTGAAGTGCATCTGAGCACACAGCAGTCTCTCTCCAACTGGAAAGCTGTTCAGTTCTGGAAAGAAGAGGGACTTGAGCGGGTGGTGCTTGCACGTGAAACAAGCGCTGAAGAAATAAAAGAAATGAAAGAAAAAGTTGATATTGAGATTGAAACCTTTATCCACGGAGCAATGTGCATTGCGTATTCAGGACGCTGCGTACTGAGCAATCATATGACTGCGCGTGATTCAAACCGCGGGGGATGCTGTCAGTCATGCCGCTGGGACTACGATCTTTACAAGCTCTCAGATAATGGGGAAGAAGCTTTGTTCAGCGGGGATGACGCTGCGTTTGCCATGAGTCCGAAAGACTTAAATCTGATTCAGTCCATTCCGAAAATGATTGAGCTTGGAATTGACAGCCTGAAAATTGAAGGCCGCATGAAGTCCATTCACTATGTTGCAACGGTAGTCAGTGTTTACCGCAAGGTCATCGATGCTTATTGCGCTGATCCGGAAAATTTTGTCATCCAAAAAGAATGGCTTGATGAGCTTGATAAGTGTGCAAACCGCGACACAGCTCCTGCTTTCTTTGAAGGTGTTCCAGGAACAGAGGAGCAAATGTTCGGCATTCACGGCAAGAAAACAACGTTTGACTTCGTTGGTCTTGTACTTGATTACAATGAAGAGACTGGCATGGTTACACTGCAGCAGCGCAACTATTTCAAGCCTGGAGACGAAGTTGAATTCTTTGGCCCTGAAATGGAAAACTTCACGCAAAAAATTGAGCAGCTGTGGGATGAAGATGGAAACGTTCTTGATGCAGCCCGTCACCCTCTGCAAATTGTGAGGTTTAAAGCAGACCGAAAAGTCTTCCCAAATAACATGATGCGGAAGGGGAAGTGA
- the udk gene encoding uridine kinase, producing the protein MGKKPIVIGVAGGSGSGKTSVTKSIYDYFKGHSILMLEQDFYYKDQSHLPFEERLNTNYDHPLAFDNTLLIEHIKQLLNYEAINKPVYDYKLHTRSEDVLLVEPKDVIILEGILVLEDERLRNLMDIKLYVDTDADIRIIRRMLRDIKERGRTIDSVIEQYVSVVRPMHNQFIEPTKRYADIIIPEGGQNHVAIDLMVTKIQTILELNAIL; encoded by the coding sequence ATGGGGAAAAAGCCCATTGTCATTGGGGTAGCCGGGGGCTCAGGCTCCGGAAAAACCAGTGTGACAAAGTCCATTTATGATTACTTTAAAGGCCATTCCATCTTAATGCTGGAGCAGGACTTTTATTATAAAGATCAAAGCCATCTTCCGTTTGAGGAAAGGCTGAATACAAACTATGATCACCCGCTTGCGTTTGACAACACGCTTTTGATTGAGCATATTAAACAGCTTTTAAATTACGAAGCCATCAACAAGCCTGTCTATGACTACAAGCTTCATACCCGTTCGGAAGATGTCCTGCTCGTTGAGCCGAAAGACGTCATTATTCTTGAAGGCATTCTTGTTCTTGAGGACGAGAGACTGCGCAATTTGATGGATATTAAGCTGTACGTTGATACAGATGCAGATATCAGGATCATCAGACGCATGCTTCGCGACATAAAAGAGCGCGGAAGAACGATTGACTCTGTCATTGAGCAGTATGTTTCCGTTGTCCGTCCAATGCATAACCAGTTCATTGAGCCGACAAAGCGCTATGCGGATATTATCATACCTGAAGGCGGCCAGAACCATGTGGCCATCGACCTTATGGTTACAAAGATTCAAACAATTCTTGAACTAAACGCAATTTTGTAA
- the greA gene encoding transcription elongation factor GreA yields the protein MAQEKVFPMTLEGKEKLEQELEYLKSVKRKEVVERIKIARSFGDLSENSEYDSAKEEQAFVEGRVTTLENMIRNAKIIVDDADSNVVTLGKTISFIELPNGDEETYTIVGSAEADPFEGKISNDSPIAKSLMGRQVGDEVNVQTPGGEMQVRITNVK from the coding sequence ATGGCACAAGAAAAAGTATTTCCTATGACACTTGAAGGTAAAGAAAAGCTTGAGCAGGAACTTGAATACTTAAAATCGGTCAAACGCAAAGAAGTTGTAGAAAGAATCAAGATTGCGCGCAGCTTCGGAGACCTGTCTGAGAACTCGGAATATGATTCAGCCAAAGAAGAACAGGCTTTTGTTGAAGGACGTGTAACAACACTTGAGAATATGATCCGCAATGCTAAAATCATTGTGGATGATGCAGATTCAAATGTTGTCACTCTCGGCAAAACCATTTCATTTATTGAACTTCCAAACGGCGATGAAGAAACATATACAATCGTCGGAAGCGCTGAGGCTGATCCATTTGAAGGCAAAATCTCAAATGATTCCCCAATCGCAAAGAGCCTCATGGGCCGCCAGGTTGGAGATGAAGTAAACGTGCAGACTCCGGGCGGAGAAATGCAAGTAAGAATCACAAACGTTAAGTAA
- a CDS encoding penicillin-binding protein 2 — protein sequence MIMKKRMKWTGAFIFICMLVLIARLADIQLINTESFGGENVNLIEESVGQRTQEVMIDDGRGRFVDRNLLPVGNFQESKLVLFPFLKNIEWPKEKLAQITGYSAFDLENMLEDAHKPLIMGSAEGITLTESEMDTINDLEIPGVFAIYQQAKKKDEAANHMIGITGESPDVLRERYPDKKELSSKTQVGFTGLEKAFDEFLLPDAETKLLYHVDGDGNPLFGINVKYIANANPFYPVSVKTTIDSRIQNMADAVVTKYGIKKGGLVLLDAETSEVLAMVSKPAIERSDSGSHINHMLTPQIPGSVFKTVIAAAAIESGLELKNSYNCQLDMYGKHDDDSDMGILNFERSFARSCNYTFTTTADELIEKDKQTIEEFAGKLGLTEKNGWSGNVFHYNQFRQFPEEKSPSIWDDPRDKGAFRAVAQTAIGQKNVRVTPLAAANMMATIARGGEKKQVKIADSILYKNGTTMFEFPDQDMEGDGISPYTASKLQHLLRLVVTDKDGTGRRFQSLPFEVSGKSGTAETGHKTVHKWFAGYFPSNNPKYALAVVELDTQSETSSANSIFYDVAAELSRLENASTR from the coding sequence ATGATAATGAAGAAGAGAATGAAATGGACGGGTGCTTTTATTTTTATATGCATGCTTGTACTGATTGCAAGACTTGCTGACATCCAGCTTATAAACACTGAATCCTTTGGGGGAGAAAACGTCAATTTAATTGAAGAGAGTGTAGGCCAGAGAACGCAGGAAGTCATGATTGACGACGGCCGCGGCCGGTTTGTGGACAGAAATCTCCTTCCTGTCGGAAATTTTCAGGAATCCAAACTCGTATTATTTCCGTTTTTGAAAAACATTGAGTGGCCAAAAGAAAAACTGGCTCAGATAACCGGATACTCTGCATTTGACCTCGAAAATATGCTTGAGGATGCTCACAAACCGCTGATCATGGGTTCTGCAGAGGGAATTACCTTGACCGAGTCCGAAATGGATACGATCAATGACCTTGAGATTCCGGGAGTTTTCGCCATTTACCAGCAGGCAAAAAAGAAGGATGAAGCAGCAAACCATATGATCGGCATCACAGGAGAAAGTCCGGATGTACTGAGAGAACGCTACCCGGATAAGAAGGAGCTTTCCTCCAAAACGCAGGTCGGCTTTACCGGGCTTGAAAAAGCATTTGATGAATTTTTGCTTCCGGATGCAGAAACAAAGCTTTTATACCATGTGGACGGCGATGGAAATCCGCTCTTTGGCATAAACGTCAAGTATATTGCAAACGCAAATCCCTTTTATCCTGTAAGCGTCAAAACGACCATTGACAGCAGGATACAGAATATGGCGGATGCGGTCGTCACGAAATACGGCATTAAAAAAGGGGGGCTTGTGCTCCTGGACGCTGAAACGAGTGAAGTGCTGGCGATGGTAAGCAAACCGGCGATTGAAAGGTCAGACTCCGGTTCACATATAAACCATATGCTGACTCCGCAAATCCCGGGCTCCGTTTTTAAAACGGTCATTGCAGCTGCCGCGATTGAAAGCGGGCTGGAGCTGAAAAATTCGTATAACTGCCAGCTGGATATGTATGGTAAACATGACGATGATTCTGACATGGGAATCCTCAATTTCGAACGCAGTTTTGCAAGAAGCTGCAACTACACGTTTACAACGACAGCTGATGAGCTGATTGAAAAAGACAAACAGACCATTGAGGAATTTGCAGGGAAATTAGGCTTGACTGAAAAAAATGGCTGGAGCGGAAATGTGTTTCATTATAACCAGTTCAGGCAGTTTCCTGAAGAGAAGTCTCCTTCTATTTGGGACGACCCGCGTGATAAAGGAGCGTTTCGTGCTGTGGCGCAGACGGCAATCGGGCAGAAAAACGTCCGCGTAACCCCGCTTGCAGCAGCGAACATGATGGCGACGATTGCGCGCGGAGGAGAAAAAAAGCAGGTGAAGATTGCTGACAGCATTCTTTATAAAAACGGGACAACCATGTTTGAATTTCCGGATCAGGATATGGAAGGTGACGGCATCTCTCCTTATACAGCGTCCAAACTTCAGCATTTGCTCAGGCTCGTTGTAACAGATAAAGACGGAACCGGCAGAAGATTTCAGTCGCTGCCATTTGAAGTTTCGGGAAAGTCAGGCACGGCTGAAACAGGACATAAAACTGTCCACAAATGGTTTGCAGGCTATTTCCCGTCAAACAATCCCAAATATGCCCTTGCAGTTGTTGAACTGGATACGCAAAGTGAAACATCCTCGGCCAACAGCATCTTTTATGATGTTGCAGCTGAATTATCCCGATTAGAAAATGCTTCTACTAGATAG